A single window of uncultured Methanospirillum sp. DNA harbors:
- a CDS encoding tetratricopeptide repeat protein, with protein sequence MRNLSFSKSDSNLSIRRKAILEDMERYGELLEEYTRTSKDEPDNPDIWTDIAQVLFLLERYDEALEACDRAILINSENAVAWNNKGITLHSLERYSEALEACERSIQINSEYSDAWNNKGNALNCLERHEEALESCNRALLIDPEYSDAWNNKGNALNCLERYDEALEAFDKAILLDEMSAGKETE encoded by the coding sequence ATGCGCAACCTCTCTTTTTCAAAGAGTGATTCAAATCTTTCGATCCGGAGAAAGGCGATTCTTGAAGATATGGAACGATACGGGGAGTTGCTTGAGGAGTATACCAGAACCAGTAAAGATGAACCTGATAACCCGGACATCTGGACTGATATAGCGCAGGTCCTGTTCCTGCTTGAGCGATATGATGAAGCTCTTGAGGCATGTGATCGGGCAATCCTGATAAATTCGGAGAATGCGGTTGCATGGAATAATAAGGGAATTACGTTACACAGCCTCGAGCGGTACAGCGAGGCCCTCGAGGCATGTGAAAGATCGATCCAGATAAATTCGGAATACAGTGATGCATGGAATAATAAAGGAAATGCACTCAACTGCCTGGAACGGCATGAAGAGGCACTTGAATCCTGTAACAGGGCTCTTCTGATAGATCCCGAATACAGCGATGCCTGGAATAACAAGGGAAATGCCCTCAACTGTCTGGAAAGATATGACGAGGCGCTTGAAGCTTTTGACAAAGCAATTCTCCTCGATGAGATGAGCGCTGGTAAAGAGACGGAATGA